One stretch of Streptomyces sp. NBC_01363 DNA includes these proteins:
- a CDS encoding FUSC family protein translates to MTDTEAASGRRRATPPPWLLSGLRPQSSTPIAWAAVLRASVSLAAPLAVGFALDRPAYGALVSMGALSGVIGDTADAYRMRILNIAVPQLFGALGIMLGTLVYGTGWAAVAALTLVGLVSGMMSTIGAVASVSGLLLLLNAVVGAGLPMPEPWWVAPLLLTVGGLFVLALTLLAWPLRRKLPERVAVAGTYLAVADLLAAAGTHAYEDQRHAVTQSLNTSYDLILARRARYHGRSNAMVRLLAQLNVVIPLVEAAPAVHVRRLTLPDEIPAAVRELAAAVEESRTGRPELTLPAPDSPATRAVDSALRHAAVVVHKADPDPYNVDDRLGRPAVLGVRIRRTTRDVLLSGASWRYGLRLALCIGLAQALTSLIPVPRSYWVALTVTFVLKPDFGSVFSRAVLRSVGTAAGLVIAAPVLAAVPIGWWDVPVMVVLAALIPALTAKGYAFQTAAITPVILLLSDLLNHQGFHLVWPRFLDSLIGCAIVLVAGYLLWPESWHVRIGHRLADAVTDIADYVAYAFEPGRSGDHAERVRARRRIYRDLSVVRSEFQRALTEPPPVGTRAAAWWPLVVAVERIVDATTAARVRVNHGAPEPPPAEVAEVQRQLRELADGIRASEVLVEVRTELPGDEEGVLAPLRQEVAAARAIASPQP, encoded by the coding sequence TTGACCGACACGGAGGCCGCATCCGGACGGCGGCGCGCGACGCCACCCCCCTGGCTGCTCAGCGGCCTGCGCCCGCAGTCGTCCACGCCCATCGCCTGGGCGGCGGTCCTGCGTGCCTCCGTCTCCCTGGCCGCACCGCTCGCCGTCGGCTTCGCGCTGGACCGGCCGGCGTACGGCGCGCTCGTCTCCATGGGCGCGCTCTCCGGCGTCATCGGCGACACCGCCGACGCGTACCGGATGCGCATCCTCAACATCGCCGTACCGCAGCTCTTCGGCGCGCTCGGCATCATGCTCGGCACGCTGGTGTACGGAACCGGCTGGGCGGCCGTCGCCGCGCTGACCCTGGTCGGCCTGGTCTCCGGAATGATGTCGACGATCGGCGCCGTCGCCTCCGTGTCCGGGCTGCTGCTCCTGCTCAACGCGGTGGTCGGCGCCGGACTCCCGATGCCGGAACCCTGGTGGGTGGCGCCGCTGCTGCTCACGGTCGGCGGTCTGTTCGTCCTCGCCCTGACCCTGCTGGCCTGGCCGCTGCGGCGGAAGCTTCCGGAGCGGGTCGCGGTCGCGGGCACCTATCTCGCGGTCGCCGACCTGCTCGCCGCCGCGGGCACCCACGCGTACGAGGACCAGCGCCACGCCGTCACCCAGTCCCTCAACACCTCCTACGACCTGATCCTGGCCCGCCGGGCCCGCTACCACGGCCGCAGCAACGCCATGGTGCGGCTGCTCGCCCAGCTCAATGTCGTCATCCCGCTCGTCGAAGCGGCGCCCGCCGTCCATGTGCGCCGGCTCACGCTCCCGGACGAGATCCCGGCGGCGGTGCGCGAACTGGCCGCCGCCGTCGAGGAGAGCCGCACCGGCCGCCCCGAACTCACCCTGCCCGCACCGGACTCGCCCGCCACCCGGGCGGTGGACAGCGCCCTGCGGCACGCGGCGGTCGTCGTGCACAAGGCCGACCCCGACCCGTACAACGTCGACGACCGGCTCGGCCGCCCCGCCGTCCTCGGGGTACGGATCCGGCGGACCACCCGCGACGTACTGCTCTCCGGGGCCTCGTGGCGGTACGGGCTGCGCCTGGCCCTCTGCATCGGCCTGGCCCAGGCACTGACCTCGCTGATCCCGGTGCCGCGCTCCTACTGGGTCGCGCTGACCGTCACGTTCGTCCTCAAGCCCGACTTCGGCTCGGTGTTCTCGCGGGCCGTGCTGCGCTCGGTGGGCACCGCGGCCGGTCTCGTGATCGCCGCACCGGTGCTCGCCGCGGTGCCGATCGGCTGGTGGGACGTGCCGGTGATGGTGGTGCTCGCCGCGCTGATCCCGGCGCTCACCGCGAAGGGCTACGCCTTCCAGACCGCGGCCATCACCCCGGTGATCCTGCTCCTGTCCGACCTGCTGAACCACCAGGGCTTCCATCTGGTCTGGCCGCGCTTCCTGGACAGCCTGATCGGCTGCGCGATCGTGCTGGTGGCGGGCTACCTGCTGTGGCCGGAGAGCTGGCACGTACGGATCGGCCACCGGCTCGCGGACGCGGTGACGGACATCGCCGACTACGTGGCGTACGCCTTCGAGCCGGGCCGCTCCGGCGACCACGCGGAACGGGTGCGGGCCCGGCGCCGGATCTACCGCGATCTGTCGGTCGTACGTTCCGAATTCCAGCGCGCCCTGACGGAGCCGCCCCCGGTCGGCACCCGGGCCGCCGCCTGGTGGCCGCTGGTCGTCGCGGTCGAACGCATCGTGGACGCGACGACGGCGGCCCGGGTCCGGGTCAACCACGGAGCACCCGAGCCGCCGCCGGCGGAGGTCGCGGAGGTCCAGCGGCAGCTGCGGGAGCTGGCCGACGGGATACGGGCGAGCGAGGTCCTGGTGGAGGTGCGCACCGAACTCCCGGGCGACGAGGAAGGCGTACTGGCCCCGCTGCGCCAGGAGGTGGCGGCGGCCAGGGCCATCGCGTCCCCCCAGCCGTAG
- a CDS encoding DUF2630 family protein, with translation MDDRERDIIDDIGGLISEERSLRDRSTREMGLSADEKSRLRTVEVRLDQCWDLLRQRRALSEFGEDPSTAEVRPADEVEGYRS, from the coding sequence ATGGACGACCGCGAACGCGACATCATCGACGACATCGGCGGGCTCATCTCCGAGGAACGGAGCCTGCGCGACCGCTCCACCCGGGAGATGGGCCTGAGCGCGGACGAGAAGTCACGGCTGCGTACCGTTGAGGTACGGCTCGACCAGTGCTGGGACCTGCTGCGACAGCGCCGTGCACTGAGCGAGTTCGGCGAGGATCCGTCCACGGCGGAGGTCCGGCCCGCCGACGAGGTCGAGGGCTACCGCAGCTGA
- a CDS encoding NADP-dependent oxidoreductase, which yields MRAIAVGAFRADPALVEIPKPEPEAGEVRVRIEYAALNPSDWQAAQGSPDDGPAQRVFPMVIGVDFAGRVDMIGSGDNRFRVGDQVFGRVARPNAAGGGTYCDYVSVPQDSAITVVPPGLPLRAAAALPSAGMTAAQILEIAVFRGHESLLIVGAAGGVGSYLTQLASARDIRVIAAVRGDERRRMTELGAAVTIDVTDRPLEAAVRESCPDGVDALVDLVSTTPESFAAHAALVRGGGIALTTRGVAVGAALPAGVTGIDFRLEPTPVLLDVLAAGAAEGVLRVPIDIELPLEKAPQALDRNRTGGARGKTVIAL from the coding sequence ATGCGAGCCATAGCCGTCGGCGCGTTCCGGGCCGACCCCGCACTGGTGGAGATACCCAAGCCCGAGCCGGAAGCCGGAGAGGTACGGGTCAGGATCGAGTACGCCGCGCTCAATCCGTCCGACTGGCAGGCCGCACAGGGTTCCCCGGACGACGGACCGGCGCAGCGCGTGTTCCCGATGGTCATCGGCGTGGACTTCGCCGGCCGGGTGGACATGATCGGCAGCGGCGACAACCGTTTCCGGGTCGGCGACCAGGTCTTCGGCCGGGTCGCCCGGCCGAACGCGGCCGGGGGCGGCACGTACTGCGACTACGTGTCCGTGCCGCAGGACTCCGCCATCACCGTCGTCCCGCCCGGCCTCCCCCTCCGGGCCGCGGCCGCGCTGCCCTCCGCCGGGATGACGGCCGCCCAGATCCTGGAGATCGCAGTGTTCCGCGGCCACGAGAGCCTGCTGATCGTCGGTGCGGCGGGCGGCGTCGGCAGCTATCTGACCCAGCTCGCCTCGGCCCGCGACATACGCGTGATCGCCGCCGTGCGCGGCGACGAGCGCAGGCGGATGACGGAGCTGGGCGCCGCCGTCACGATCGACGTCACCGACCGCCCGCTCGAAGCGGCGGTACGGGAGAGCTGCCCGGACGGCGTCGACGCGCTGGTCGACCTGGTCTCCACCACCCCGGAATCCTTCGCCGCCCATGCCGCCCTGGTACGCGGCGGCGGCATCGCCCTCACCACCCGGGGCGTCGCCGTCGGCGCCGCCCTGCCCGCGGGCGTGACCGGCATCGACTTCCGGCTCGAACCCACCCCGGTCCTGCTCGACGTCCTGGCCGCGGGCGCCGCCGAAGGTGTGCTGCGGGTGCCCATCGACATCGAACTCCCGCTGGAGAAAGCCCCGCAGGCCCTCGACCGGAACCGGACGGGTGGCGCACGTGGCAAGACCGTCATCGCGCTCTGA